From the Lampris incognitus isolate fLamInc1 chromosome 6, fLamInc1.hap2, whole genome shotgun sequence genome, one window contains:
- the LOC130114185 gene encoding kelch domain-containing protein 10-like, translated as MSAEDGGNRAANQLNRFEKLSWRPSIRDSGSKKRVRWLQARRIFYPSCPNLRIPNRFLREGHCVPPARSGHRCVADSANLYVFGGYNPDFDEAGGSENEDYPLFRELWRFHFATATWQQVRTEGYMPTELASMSAVLHGNNLLVFGGTGIPFGENNGNDVHVCNVQYKRWNLLNCRGKKPNRIYGQAMVIINGYLYVFGGTTGYLYSTDLHRLDLTTREWIHLKPNNAPTDLPEERYRHELAHDGQRIYILGGGTSWTSYPLDKIHAYNLETNYWEEMITKPHEKIGYPAARRCHSCVQVKEEVFICGGYNGEHILSDLWKISLQTLQWTKLPAVMPEPAYFHCAAVTPAGCMYVHGGVVSMSENRRTGSLFKVWLVVPSLLELSWEKLLKASPRLAQLSTLQLLSLGLTHALVQRLR; from the exons ATGTCTGCCGAGGACGGAGGCAACCGTGCTGCCAATCAGCTGAACAGGTTCGAGAAACTGTCGTGGAGGCCCTCCATCCGCGACTCAG GATCTAAAAAGAGAGTGCGGTGGCTTCAGGCTCGGCGTATCTTTTACCCTTCGTGCCCAAACCTGCGAATCCCTAACCGGTTTCTGAGAGAAG GACATTGTGTACCCCCTGCCCGAAGTGGGCACCGATGTGTTGCAGACAGTGCTAACCTCTACGTTTTTGGAGGTTACAACCCAGACTTTGACGAGGCTGGGGGTTCTGAGAATGAAGACTACCCACTTTTCAGGGAGTTGTGGAGGTTTCATTTTGCCACAGCTACCTGGCAGCAGGTCCGCACAGAGGGTTACATGCCCACAGAGCTCGCCTCCATGTCAG CTGTTTTACATGGCAACAACCTGCTTGTGTTCGGTGGTACTGGAATTCCATTTGGTGAAAACAATGGGAACGACGTGCATGTTTGCAATGTCCAATACAAACGGTGGAACCTACTCAACTGCCGAGGGAAGAAACCCAACAGAATCTACGGGCAG GCTATGGTTATCATAAATGGCTACCTTTATGTATTTGGAGGGACAACAGGCTACCTTTATAGCACAGATCTTCACAGGCTGGACCTGACCACCAGGGAGTGGATCCATCTCAAGCCCAACAACGCACCCACAGATCTGCCCGAGGAAAG GTACAGACATGAGTTGGCTCATGACGGACAGAGAATATACATCCTGGGAGGTGGGACGTCCTGGACGTCGTATCCACTGGATAAG ATTCATGCATACAACCTAGAGACTAATTACTGGGAGGAAATGATCACCAAACCTCATGAAAAAATAG GATACCCTGCTGCACGCCGTTGTCACAGCTGTGTACAAGTCAAAGAGG AAGTGTTTATATGTGGGGGTTATAACGGAGAGCACATCCTGTCTGACCTGTGGAAGATTAGCCTGCAAACGCTGCAGTGGACCAAGCTGCCCGCCGTCATGCCAGAACCGGCCTATTTCCACTGTGCTGCTGTGACTCCG GCCGGTTGTATGTACGTCCACGGTGGTGTGGTCAGTATGTCCGAAAACCGCAGGACCGGCTCTCTGTTCAAGGTGTGGCTGGTCGTCCCCAGCCTGCTGGAGCTGAGCTGGGAGAAGCTCCTCAAGGCCTCCCCGCGCCTGGCCCAGctctccacgctgcagctgctcaGCCTGGGCCTCACACACGCACTCGTCCAGCGCCTCAGATAG